A genomic region of Candidatus Paceibacterota bacterium contains the following coding sequences:
- a CDS encoding type II secretion system protein: MKKNKGFTLIELLVVIAIIGILSSVVLASLNTARDKGNDAAVKSNLTTVRTQAELWYDDHTNSYTGMCEADPILGAINAARTSGGNDATCVVATDGNSWGAEAQLKASTNFYCVDSTGKSTTTAATSGLAAATPLCD; encoded by the coding sequence ATGAAGAAAAATAAAGGTTTTACATTGATTGAACTTTTGGTTGTTATTGCGATTATCGGTATTCTTTCGTCGGTTGTCTTGGCTTCTCTTAACACCGCTCGAGATAAGGGTAATGATGCTGCGGTCAAATCAAACTTGACCACCGTCCGAACCCAAGCTGAATTGTGGTACGATGATCACACCAACAGCTATACGGGGATGTGTGAGGCCGATCCGATTTTGGGCGCAATTAATGCCGCCAGAACCTCTGGAGGTAACGATGCGACCTGCGTCGTTGCTACTGATGGTAATAGCTGGGGAGCTGAAGCTCAGTTGAAGGCCAGTACCAACTTTTATTGCGTGGATAGCACCGGTAAGAGTACCACTACCGCCGCAACATCAGGACTCGCAGCTGCCACTCCGTTGTGTGACTAG
- a CDS encoding response regulator gives MTNRSLKVLIIDDDKFLLNMYALKFKKSGLEVNVATGGNEAMRIIKDGFMPDIILLDIVMPVMDGLELLKNIKEQKLAPNAVIIMLTNQGQPTDIKKAQDLGIEGYIVKATTIPSEVLDEALKIYKANRG, from the coding sequence ATGACCAACCGTAGCTTAAAAGTTTTAATCATCGACGACGACAAGTTTCTCCTTAATATGTATGCCCTGAAATTCAAGAAATCGGGGCTTGAAGTTAATGTGGCGACCGGTGGCAATGAGGCTATGCGGATAATTAAAGACGGCTTCATGCCGGATATTATTCTTTTGGACATCGTGATGCCGGTGATGGATGGTTTGGAGCTGTTGAAAAATATCAAAGAGCAGAAATTGGCGCCGAACGCTGTGATCATCATGCTTACCAATCAGGGTCAACCAACCGACATCAAGAAGGCTCAAGACTTGGGCATCGAGGGATACATCGTTAAAGCCACCACGATTCCTTCAGAAGTTTTGGACGAGGCGCTCAAGATTTATAAGGCGAATCGGGGGTAA
- the pilO gene encoding type 4a pilus biogenesis protein PilO, protein MKFIFPTILILASIGAFLGYINPQYQTVKALMGERAGYQEALTNSRALMAKRDELVSTYNTIPGSNISRLEELLPDHVDNVRLIMDLSSIASRYGLTLTNIKNIQSSEAAKGEITTDSSGIGSATLNFSVSAPYSTFQAFLGDLEKSLRIVDVSSISFSASDGSPNYDFNIGVKTYWLK, encoded by the coding sequence ATGAAATTTATTTTTCCGACAATTTTAATTTTGGCTTCAATCGGCGCTTTCTTGGGCTATATTAATCCGCAGTATCAAACAGTTAAGGCTCTGATGGGCGAGCGGGCCGGTTATCAAGAAGCCTTGACCAACTCGCGGGCGCTGATGGCCAAGCGAGACGAATTGGTGTCGACCTACAACACGATTCCGGGTAGCAACATCAGTCGGCTGGAAGAATTGTTGCCGGATCATGTCGACAACGTCCGCTTGATTATGGACTTAAGCAGTATTGCCTCAAGATATGGTCTGACTCTCACCAATATCAAAAACATCCAGTCAAGTGAGGCGGCCAAAGGAGAGATTACGACCGACAGTAGTGGTATCGGCTCGGCTACGCTCAATTTTTCCGTAAGCGCGCCTTACTCGACCTTCCAAGCCTTTTTGGGCGATTTGGAAAAAAGTTTGCGCATCGTTGATGTAAGTTCCATTTCCTTCTCGGCCTCTGACGGCTCGCCGAATTACGACTTTAATATCGGTGTTAAAACCTATTGGTTAAAATAA
- a CDS encoding nucleoside 2-deoxyribosyltransferase domain-containing protein: protein MQVVYALQDIPRAITKSIFLAGPSPREQNHLNWRREALEILEELGFDGTVFLPITGDGLWKHSYVDQIDWETTTLNLADQIVFWVPRDLETLPAFTTNVEWGIWFDSGKAILGFPKDAPKMRYLEHHAKAQQVPIYDSLGDTLKEAVSRLGAGAERIDGEREVPLHIWKLPHFQNWYQQLKVAGNRLDGAKLLWSFRVGPNKGFAFAYVLQVNVYVAAEQRNKVNEFIISRPDIATVVAYHPRANLLATEVVIVKEFRSPVCTEDGYVREVPGGSSLKPGVDPLETMVHELKEETGLIIDDPTRIMKIGARQIYGTLLTHRAHVFAVKLNDEELEFLKRQESGKVVHGVESETERTYVEVHRLCDLIDCDSKAIDWGTLGMIFGALLG from the coding sequence ATGCAAGTCGTCTATGCCCTTCAAGACATCCCAAGGGCCATCACCAAAAGCATTTTCTTGGCCGGACCCAGTCCGCGAGAACAGAATCATCTGAACTGGCGACGCGAAGCTCTCGAAATTCTCGAGGAGCTGGGTTTCGACGGGACAGTTTTTTTGCCAATCACTGGAGACGGATTGTGGAAACACAGCTATGTCGACCAGATCGATTGGGAGACTACGACCCTCAACTTGGCCGATCAAATTGTTTTTTGGGTTCCGAGAGATTTGGAGACCTTGCCGGCTTTTACCACTAATGTGGAATGGGGGATCTGGTTTGATTCTGGCAAGGCAATTCTTGGTTTTCCCAAAGATGCGCCGAAGATGCGTTATCTCGAGCATCACGCCAAAGCTCAACAAGTGCCGATTTACGATAGCCTCGGCGACACCCTCAAAGAGGCCGTTTCTAGATTGGGCGCCGGTGCCGAGCGAATTGACGGCGAGCGAGAAGTTCCGCTCCACATTTGGAAGTTGCCTCATTTCCAAAATTGGTATCAGCAGTTGAAAGTGGCCGGAAATCGTTTGGACGGTGCCAAATTATTGTGGTCATTCCGAGTCGGTCCCAACAAAGGTTTCGCCTTTGCCTATGTTCTGCAAGTGAATGTCTATGTTGCGGCGGAGCAAAGGAACAAGGTGAACGAGTTTATCATCTCGCGACCTGACATTGCGACTGTCGTGGCCTACCATCCACGGGCGAATTTACTCGCCACGGAAGTGGTCATCGTTAAGGAGTTTAGATCGCCGGTTTGCACCGAAGACGGTTATGTTCGGGAAGTTCCCGGTGGCTCTTCGCTCAAACCGGGAGTCGACCCTCTTGAGACCATGGTTCACGAACTTAAGGAAGAGACTGGTCTCATCATCGATGACCCGACTCGAATTATGAAGATTGGAGCGCGACAAATCTATGGAACACTGCTTACGCACCGTGCCCATGTCTTTGCGGTCAAACTCAACGATGAGGAGTTGGAGTTTCTGAAGAGACAGGAAAGTGGCAAGGTGGTTCACGGTGTCGAGTCGGAAACCGAACGGACCTATGTCGAAGTTCATCGGCTCTGTGACTTAATCGACTGTGATTCGAAAGCTATCGATTGGGGTACCCTGGGCATGATCTTTGGAGCCCTGCTTGGATAG
- a CDS encoding type II secretion system F family protein, whose amino-acid sequence MLFNYKALDNKTGQESTGGIDAVTVDVAISSLQNRGLTISEIHPAEEKGSLLAMGSMKFFERVNNRDIVILSRQIATLFGAQISALRVFKLLSAEVENHVLSEALSDVANDIQGGSTISRALGKHPKIFSEFYVNMVKSGEESGKLDQTFLYLAEYLDRSYEISSKARNALIYPAFVVVTFIVVMILMLTMVIPKVSAILKESGQALPIYTQIVLGISNFFVDYGFLLLILLAIGGIFLWRYGRTPAGKLAFASVKISIPALKNLYIKLYLSRIADNMNTMLTSGISMIRALELTGAVVDNEVYRQILNEASVAVKGGSSVSDALSKHEEIPGIMVAMIKIGEETGELGSILKTLATFYIREVNNAVDTLVGLIEPTMVVALGLGVGVLLSSVLIPIYNISSSF is encoded by the coding sequence ATGTTATTTAATTACAAAGCTTTAGACAATAAGACGGGGCAGGAATCGACTGGTGGAATCGACGCCGTGACCGTGGATGTTGCCATTTCTTCGCTCCAAAATCGTGGCCTAACCATTTCCGAAATCCATCCAGCCGAGGAAAAAGGCTCGCTATTGGCCATGGGGAGTATGAAGTTTTTCGAGCGGGTCAATAATCGCGACATAGTCATTCTCTCCAGACAAATTGCCACACTTTTCGGCGCCCAGATTTCAGCCCTCCGAGTTTTTAAACTTTTGTCGGCTGAAGTTGAAAATCATGTTTTGTCAGAAGCGCTTTCTGATGTGGCCAACGATATTCAAGGTGGTAGCACTATCTCTCGGGCCTTGGGAAAACACCCAAAAATTTTCTCTGAATTTTATGTGAACATGGTCAAGTCGGGTGAAGAGTCGGGCAAACTCGATCAGACCTTTTTATACTTGGCCGAATACTTGGATCGCAGTTATGAGATCAGCTCCAAGGCTCGGAACGCCCTGATTTACCCGGCCTTCGTCGTGGTGACCTTTATTGTTGTTATGATTTTGATGCTCACGATGGTGATTCCGAAGGTAAGCGCGATTTTGAAAGAATCCGGCCAAGCTTTGCCGATTTATACTCAAATCGTTCTTGGCATCAGCAATTTCTTTGTTGACTATGGCTTTTTACTTCTCATTCTGTTGGCTATCGGCGGTATTTTCTTATGGCGTTACGGCCGAACTCCGGCCGGCAAGCTGGCTTTTGCCAGCGTAAAAATTTCCATTCCGGCTTTAAAAAATCTTTACATCAAGCTGTATCTCTCCAGGATTGCCGACAACATGAACACTATGCTTACCAGCGGTATTTCCATGATTCGCGCCCTCGAATTGACTGGGGCGGTTGTCGATAATGAAGTTTATCGGCAAATTTTAAATGAGGCCTCGGTCGCGGTGAAAGGTGGCAGTTCGGTTTCAGATGCGTTGAGCAAACATGAGGAAATCCCGGGTATTATGGTGGCGATGATTAAAATTGGCGAGGAAACCGGCGAATTAGGTTCAATCTTGAAGACTTTGGCCACTTTCTACATTCGCGAAGTCAATAACGCGGTGGATACTTTAGTAGGGCTCATTGAGCCGACTATGGTGGTGGCGCTCGGTCTTGGGGTCGGCGTATTGCTATCCTCCGTTTTGATTCCAATCTACAATATTTCTTCCAGCTTCTAG
- the pilM gene encoding type IV pilus assembly protein PilM, with protein sequence MSSATPSSGSVLGIDIGSSALKVVQLKKKGGRAILETYGELSLGPYGGVEIGRATNLQAGKLAEALGDLLKESKTSTKTAALSIPVSASLITFITMPAVGEKQLAQMIPIEARKYIPVPISEVSLDWLTVPQEDRIISEDEDASMPGYSQTAKGERVEVLLVVIHNEAIARNKEIVSNLSLSATFSEIETFSTIRASLDQGIAPVLICDLGAASTKLYIVERGLLRNSHTINRGAQDITIAISKSLGISMDEAENLKREYGLLHTGNSRNIGEATRLTLDYIFAEVGRVILNFQKRHNKNIGRIVLSGGGALLKGLREVASANFQTEVELANPFGKVEAPAFLNDVLRTAGPEFATAIGLAIRKLQELG encoded by the coding sequence ATGAGTAGCGCCACCCCGTCGAGTGGCAGTGTTTTGGGAATTGACATTGGTTCCTCGGCTTTAAAAGTTGTGCAGTTGAAAAAGAAGGGCGGTCGAGCAATCCTCGAAACTTACGGCGAGCTCTCGCTCGGTCCCTATGGTGGAGTGGAAATCGGCCGAGCCACCAATCTCCAGGCTGGTAAGTTGGCAGAAGCTCTGGGTGATTTACTTAAAGAATCCAAAACCAGTACCAAAACAGCGGCGCTTTCAATCCCAGTCTCGGCCAGCTTGATTACTTTTATCACGATGCCGGCCGTTGGTGAGAAACAGTTGGCCCAAATGATTCCCATTGAAGCTCGCAAATATATTCCGGTGCCGATTTCCGAAGTTTCGCTTGATTGGCTGACCGTGCCACAAGAAGACCGGATTATTTCTGAAGATGAAGACGCCTCAATGCCTGGCTACTCTCAAACTGCCAAAGGCGAACGGGTAGAGGTGCTTTTGGTTGTTATTCATAATGAGGCGATTGCCCGCAACAAGGAAATTGTCAGCAACTTGTCACTCTCGGCCACTTTTTCTGAAATCGAGACTTTCAGCACGATTCGCGCCTCGCTTGATCAGGGGATTGCGCCGGTTTTGATTTGTGATTTGGGTGCGGCCTCGACCAAACTTTACATTGTTGAGCGCGGACTTTTGCGCAATTCGCACACCATCAATCGCGGGGCTCAAGATATCACCATCGCCATCTCAAAGTCTTTAGGCATCAGTATGGATGAGGCGGAAAATTTGAAAAGAGAGTATGGGCTGCTCCACACCGGTAATAGCCGAAATATTGGCGAGGCGACCAGGCTGACTCTCGATTATATTTTCGCCGAAGTCGGCCGAGTGATTTTGAATTTCCAAAAAAGGCACAATAAAAATATCGGGCGAATCGTACTTTCCGGCGGTGGCGCTTTGCTCAAAGGTTTGCGAGAAGTGGCCTCGGCCAATTTCCAAACTGAAGTGGAGTTGGCGAACCCTTTTGGCAAAGTGGAAGCGCCGGCTTTTCTAAATGATGTTTTGCGGACTGCCGGGCCGGAGTTTGCGACAGCTATTGGTCTGGCCATCCGCAAATTGCAGGAGTTAGGCTAA
- a CDS encoding PilT/PilU family type 4a pilus ATPase gives MDYKKELAELLGTVMSEGGSDLHLSENRQPTIRVSGALIPLLRKEKLAKADVKGLVKELLLPENFEKFFAEKEIDFSYDFEGKARFRGNCFFQQGAVSIVLRLIPKQIRTFQELNLPPILETFSQKQQGFFLVVGPVGQGKSTTLAALIEKINQDRAEHIITIEDPIEYVYEPKKSIVDQREVRSDTADFGTALRSVFREDVNVLLIGEMRNAETISTAVTAAETGHLVLSTLHTNTAAQTVDRIIDSFPAEQQNQIKNQLAGSLIGIFSQRLIPRISGGLIPAYELLINNSAIANLIRESRVHEINTVIETSLGEGMIDMNRSLMELVRAGEITVENAYQYSPNPKILSKLVS, from the coding sequence ATGGATTACAAAAAAGAATTGGCAGAACTTTTGGGGACAGTAATGTCGGAAGGCGGGTCGGATTTGCATTTGTCGGAAAATCGCCAGCCAACAATTCGTGTTTCTGGTGCTCTAATTCCGCTTCTGCGTAAAGAAAAGCTAGCCAAAGCCGATGTGAAGGGTTTGGTTAAAGAGCTTTTGTTGCCGGAAAATTTCGAGAAATTTTTTGCCGAGAAGGAAATTGACTTCTCCTATGACTTTGAAGGCAAAGCCCGTTTTCGTGGCAACTGCTTTTTTCAGCAGGGCGCGGTGAGTATCGTTCTGCGTCTAATCCCAAAGCAAATCAGGACTTTTCAAGAATTGAATTTGCCGCCAATTCTCGAGACATTTTCTCAAAAGCAACAAGGCTTTTTCTTAGTAGTTGGCCCGGTTGGTCAAGGTAAATCAACCACGCTAGCCGCTTTGATTGAAAAGATTAATCAAGACCGAGCCGAGCACATCATCACCATTGAAGACCCCATTGAATATGTTTATGAGCCGAAGAAATCAATCGTTGACCAACGAGAAGTGCGTAGTGATACGGCCGACTTTGGCACGGCACTCCGAAGCGTTTTCCGCGAAGATGTGAATGTGCTTTTGATTGGAGAAATGCGCAATGCCGAGACAATTTCCACGGCTGTGACGGCGGCCGAGACCGGCCACTTGGTGCTTTCAACCTTGCACACCAATACCGCTGCGCAGACTGTTGACCGCATCATCGACTCTTTTCCGGCCGAGCAACAAAATCAAATCAAAAACCAACTGGCCGGTAGTTTGATTGGTATCTTTTCCCAGCGCCTAATTCCAAGAATTTCTGGCGGGTTGATTCCGGCCTATGAATTGCTCATCAACAACAGCGCGATTGCCAACTTAATCCGTGAGTCTCGAGTCCACGAAATCAATACTGTCATTGAGACCAGTTTAGGGGAGGGAATGATTGACATGAACCGCTCGCTCATGGAATTGGTGAGAGCCGGCGAGATTACTGTTGAGAATGCTTATCAATATTCGCCGAATCCTAAGATTTTGAGTAAGCTTGTTTCATAA
- a CDS encoding ATPase, T2SS/T4P/T4SS family has protein sequence MGGIIDILEKKGVIKASDAASIKEEIRLSGENLDRVLLKRGVSAERILEAKGEYYNVPIRDLAGATVPFAVLKVVPEESAIHYRLAPLGIKDNVLEIGVVDPDNIEARDALNFISSKANLPYKVFLISEDDFKSVVSMYKGLSGEVTKALSELETELSGDDLEELLNSKKPEDISDAPKAETRIIEDAPVTKIVATILRYATEGNASDIHIEPEGERVRVRFRVDGVLNTSLVLPIKVHNAVVARIKVLTKTMKLDEKRKPQDGSFEARIDGRKIDFRVSTFPTYYGEKLVMRILDQQKGVQKLDEMGLTETNLAMLKRALKKPYGIILISGPTGSGKSTTLYSMLNEINREEKNVLSLEDPVEYNISGVSQSQVRPDIGYTFANGLRTTLRQDPDVIMVGEIRDSETAQLAVQAALTGHLVLSTIHANNATGIVPRLIDMGVDPYLIPPTLILGMAQRLVRTLCPGSGKPIPVEGSVRMIVDKEFADLPPEFRAKLPIGDKVYEMEPSPECPNGTRGRTAVFEAFEMSKEVENMILKSPVESEIFKAVRAKGMVTMRGDAILKAFKREVPFSEINSLTIDNLDL, from the coding sequence ATGGGCGGGATAATCGATATCTTGGAAAAAAAGGGAGTTATTAAAGCGAGTGATGCCGCTTCGATTAAAGAGGAAATCAGGCTATCCGGAGAAAATCTGGATCGCGTGCTTTTGAAGCGCGGGGTGAGCGCCGAGAGGATTTTGGAAGCCAAGGGTGAATACTATAATGTTCCGATTCGCGATCTGGCCGGTGCTACTGTGCCATTCGCTGTGCTCAAGGTGGTGCCGGAAGAATCCGCTATTCACTATCGTTTGGCGCCACTTGGAATCAAGGATAATGTTTTGGAAATTGGCGTAGTTGACCCGGACAATATTGAGGCGCGCGATGCTTTGAATTTCATTTCATCTAAGGCCAACTTGCCATACAAAGTTTTCTTGATTTCCGAAGACGATTTTAAGTCGGTGGTTTCGATGTACAAAGGTCTTTCCGGTGAGGTGACCAAAGCTCTTTCGGAACTCGAGACCGAGCTTTCCGGCGATGATCTTGAAGAACTGCTTAATTCCAAAAAACCCGAGGATATTTCAGATGCGCCGAAAGCCGAGACTAGGATTATCGAGGATGCGCCGGTGACCAAGATTGTGGCTACAATTTTGCGTTATGCAACCGAGGGCAACGCTTCTGATATTCACATCGAGCCGGAAGGCGAGCGGGTGAGAGTGCGTTTCCGAGTCGATGGCGTCTTAAATACCAGCTTGGTTTTGCCGATTAAAGTTCATAATGCTGTGGTGGCGCGCATCAAAGTTTTGACCAAGACGATGAAGCTCGATGAAAAGCGAAAGCCACAGGACGGTAGTTTCGAGGCGCGAATCGATGGGCGGAAGATTGATTTTCGTGTTTCAACCTTTCCGACTTATTACGGCGAGAAATTGGTGATGCGAATTCTAGACCAGCAAAAAGGTGTTCAGAAGCTCGATGAAATGGGCCTGACCGAAACCAACTTGGCGATGCTGAAGCGCGCCCTGAAAAAACCTTATGGGATTATTTTAATCTCCGGTCCGACCGGATCCGGTAAATCGACTACACTTTATTCGATGCTAAATGAAATCAATCGCGAGGAGAAAAATGTCCTCTCACTCGAAGACCCGGTTGAATACAATATCTCGGGGGTCAGTCAATCACAGGTCAGACCGGATATCGGCTACACTTTTGCTAACGGCTTGCGTACCACTCTGCGTCAAGATCCAGATGTAATCATGGTGGGTGAAATTCGTGATAGTGAAACCGCCCAACTTGCAGTCCAGGCCGCACTTACTGGTCACTTGGTGCTCTCAACAATTCATGCCAACAATGCGACCGGCATTGTTCCGCGCCTCATTGATATGGGAGTGGACCCGTACCTCATCCCCCCGACTTTGATTTTGGGTATGGCCCAAAGATTGGTCCGCACTCTCTGTCCAGGTTCGGGTAAGCCGATTCCGGTTGAGGGTAGTGTGAGAATGATTGTCGATAAGGAGTTTGCCGATTTGCCACCAGAATTCAGGGCCAAACTGCCGATTGGGGACAAAGTCTACGAGATGGAACCGTCTCCAGAGTGTCCAAACGGCACTCGTGGCCGGACCGCAGTCTTTGAGGCTTTCGAAATGAGCAAGGAGGTGGAAAACATGATTCTAAAAAGCCCGGTAGAATCGGAGATTTTTAAAGCTGTTAGGGCCAAAGGCATGGTGACAATGCGAGGCGACGCCATTCTAAAGGCCTTTAAACGGGAAGTGCCATTTTCCGAGATCAATTCACTTACTATTGATAATCTCGACCTCTAG
- a CDS encoding phosphoribosyltransferase family protein — translation MEKLLAIGRQIISFIFPPEPLVAELEATSPIELRKIASRVLLPPADFINSCFDYHTPLIRQAIWELKYRGNPKVASLLGKILSEEITAELAEKSIFEKFNSPLLIPIPLSKKRRQERGFNQSELLAEEIIKNDSQKILMLDTKSFIKTKDTSPQTKISREQRLKNLADCFEVARPEAVRGRNIILIDDVSTTGATLKEARRTLLASGAKSIIAFTLAH, via the coding sequence ATGGAAAAATTACTTGCGATTGGACGACAAATAATTTCCTTTATATTTCCACCGGAACCCTTGGTAGCCGAGTTGGAAGCAACCAGTCCAATCGAACTCCGAAAGATTGCTTCAAGAGTCCTCTTGCCACCAGCTGATTTCATTAATTCTTGTTTTGATTATCACACTCCGCTTATACGCCAAGCAATCTGGGAGCTAAAATACCGCGGCAACCCCAAAGTCGCCTCGCTTTTGGGGAAAATTCTGTCTGAAGAAATAACTGCCGAACTGGCCGAAAAATCAATTTTTGAAAAATTCAATAGTCCCCTTTTGATACCGATTCCGCTGTCAAAGAAACGCCGGCAGGAGCGCGGTTTTAATCAGTCGGAGCTTTTGGCAGAAGAAATTATAAAAAATGATTCGCAAAAAATACTGATGCTTGATACCAAAAGTTTTATAAAAACCAAAGACACTTCGCCACAAACCAAAATCTCGCGCGAGCAGAGACTCAAAAATTTGGCGGACTGTTTTGAAGTGGCCAGGCCGGAAGCGGTTCGTGGCCGAAATATAATTTTGATTGATGATGTCTCAACGACTGGCGCCACCCTGAAAGAAGCCCGCCGTACCCTCCTTGCCTCCGGCGCTAAGTCCATCATCGCTTTCACCCTCGCGCATTAA